The following proteins are encoded in a genomic region of Nitrospira sp.:
- a CDS encoding lipocalin-like domain-containing protein → MRVVRPVVLIVALLASDFSWVFGANPPPAPFQLATAGYRYNFPRDHGSHPTYRTEWWYYTGHLQSKNGRSFGFELTFFRRAIPPDEIKTLPSKWSISHLYLAHFAVTDINGKRFHFSDKLSREGLGKAGADESRLHVWIDDWRAEASTEPSASHTLVARDETHTLALTLKPAKPLVAHGVDGISRKGKEVGQASHYYSFTRLTTTGSLTIDGEQFEVSGTSWMDHEFGSADLGTDQVGWDWFSIQLEDDTELMLYRMRRKDGSSDLASSGTAVAPDGRTRHLEVTDFQIESSGTWTSPASKATYPSRWRLQFPSLDLALDVTPLLADQELRTSRSTKVSYWEGAVAVTGTKQGQPVKGQGYVELTGYTERLKM, encoded by the coding sequence ATGCGCGTCGTCCGACCAGTTGTTCTAATCGTGGCCCTCTTGGCCTCAGACTTCAGCTGGGTATTTGGAGCCAACCCACCTCCGGCTCCGTTTCAGTTGGCAACTGCTGGGTATCGGTACAATTTCCCTCGGGACCATGGATCTCACCCGACCTATCGAACCGAGTGGTGGTACTACACGGGCCATCTGCAGTCGAAAAACGGCCGGTCGTTCGGCTTTGAGTTGACCTTCTTCCGTCGAGCCATCCCACCCGATGAAATCAAAACCCTGCCGTCGAAATGGTCGATCAGCCACCTGTACCTGGCTCATTTTGCCGTGACCGATATCAATGGGAAGCGATTTCATTTCTCCGACAAGCTCAGCCGTGAAGGGCTGGGGAAGGCCGGAGCTGACGAGTCGAGGCTCCACGTCTGGATCGATGATTGGCGAGCCGAAGCATCGACGGAACCATCGGCTTCACATACGTTGGTGGCTCGCGACGAGACGCATACTCTCGCCCTTACACTTAAACCGGCCAAGCCTCTCGTCGCTCACGGTGTGGATGGCATCAGTCGAAAAGGAAAAGAGGTGGGCCAAGCCTCTCACTACTATTCGTTCACGAGACTCACGACGACGGGGAGCCTAACGATCGACGGCGAACAGTTCGAGGTTTCCGGCACCAGTTGGATGGACCATGAATTTGGATCAGCCGATCTGGGGACGGATCAAGTCGGATGGGACTGGTTCAGTATCCAGTTGGAGGACGACACTGAACTCATGCTGTATCGGATGCGTCGGAAGGATGGATCGTCCGATCTTGCGTCGAGCGGGACAGCCGTGGCGCCTGATGGACGCACTCGACATCTGGAGGTGACAGATTTTCAAATTGAGTCTTCTGGAACCTGGACCAGTCCAGCAAGCAAGGCTACGTACCCAAGCCGATGGCGGCTGCAGTTCCCGTCGCTCGATCTTGCGCTGGATGTCACTCCGCTGCTCGCGGATCAGGAATTGCGCACCTCCCGCAGCACCAAGGTTTCTTATTGGGAAGGGGCTG
- a CDS encoding LON peptidase substrate-binding domain-containing protein has protein sequence MQTDRGQEPAERSASKHAEPFPIPGRLPVFPLPNVVFFPKTYLPLHIFEPRYRRMVADVTMGGQCIAMALLKEGWEPDYYGNPAIYPALCIGRIVSVQPLPDGRSNILLQGLERCEISEEHFDKPYREATIRVTPMRFDEGLTKDVRRALIDMLGRYLQAREDSAAWQGFFRDEVSDEVLVNTLSTYLDCTPLEKQFLLEADGLYQRARRLNDLVQFMLHEHPDTKG, from the coding sequence ATGCAGACTGATCGTGGGCAGGAGCCGGCTGAGCGGAGTGCGTCCAAGCATGCCGAACCTTTTCCGATTCCCGGTCGTCTTCCGGTTTTCCCATTACCCAACGTCGTCTTTTTTCCCAAGACGTACCTACCGCTCCACATTTTTGAACCCCGTTATCGCCGGATGGTCGCCGATGTGACGATGGGCGGTCAATGTATCGCCATGGCTCTCCTTAAAGAAGGATGGGAGCCGGACTACTATGGGAATCCGGCAATCTATCCCGCGCTCTGTATCGGACGGATCGTGAGTGTGCAACCCTTGCCGGACGGTCGCTCCAACATTTTACTGCAAGGGCTCGAACGGTGTGAGATTTCCGAAGAACATTTCGACAAGCCCTATCGCGAAGCGACGATTCGCGTCACGCCCATGCGCTTCGACGAGGGGTTGACGAAAGACGTTCGGCGCGCACTGATCGACATGCTCGGGCGATACCTTCAGGCGAGAGAGGATAGCGCGGCGTGGCAAGGGTTCTTTCGTGATGAAGTCAGCGACGAAGTCCTGGTCAACACCCTTTCTACCTACCTGGACTGCACCCCCTTGGAGAAACAATTCCTGCTGGAAGCGGACGGACTCTACCAACGGGCTCGTCGATTGAACGATTTGGTTCAATTCATGCTGCACGAACATCCCGACACGAAGGGCTAG
- a CDS encoding ATP-binding cassette domain-containing protein, which translates to MNRTIAIDVSRLCKSYDSHKAVDDLSFQVYAGEIFGLLGPNGAGKSTTLRTLITLLHPTSGRATIMGYDSVREADQVRTVIGYVPQERAIDRFLTGREHLQLLGALYHLTKEEAAKRIGELLKLVELEAHADRPAKTYSGGMKRKLDIACGLLPDPKILFLDEPTLGLDVQSRLRIWDYVRMLKARGMTVVMTTNYLDEADRLCDRLAIIDGGKIKTLGSPAELKIALGGDIVALTLKETSRIPSLESDLTGRPAIKTVKATTKGLDIRVESPEKALPTILESANRLGCDIEFIQYNRPRLDDVFIAHTGRAITESAPEVESA; encoded by the coding sequence ATGAATCGGACCATCGCAATCGACGTCAGCCGTCTATGCAAATCGTATGACAGCCATAAAGCCGTCGATGACCTCTCGTTCCAGGTCTACGCCGGGGAAATTTTTGGTCTTTTGGGGCCGAACGGCGCGGGAAAGAGCACCACGCTCCGCACGCTCATCACGTTGCTCCATCCGACATCGGGCAGGGCAACCATCATGGGCTACGACTCAGTGCGCGAGGCGGATCAGGTGCGGACTGTGATCGGATACGTACCTCAAGAACGAGCGATCGACCGGTTTCTGACCGGGCGCGAACACCTCCAACTGCTTGGTGCGCTCTATCATCTTACTAAAGAAGAGGCGGCTAAACGCATCGGCGAGCTGCTCAAGCTGGTCGAGCTGGAAGCCCATGCGGACCGGCCTGCCAAGACCTATTCCGGAGGCATGAAGCGCAAGCTCGACATTGCCTGTGGGTTGCTGCCGGACCCCAAAATTTTGTTTCTCGATGAGCCCACCCTCGGCCTCGACGTGCAAAGCCGTCTCCGGATTTGGGACTATGTCCGGATGCTCAAAGCCCGTGGGATGACGGTCGTGATGACGACGAACTATCTGGATGAGGCCGATCGGCTCTGCGATCGGCTCGCCATTATCGACGGCGGCAAGATCAAAACGCTGGGCTCCCCGGCTGAGCTCAAGATCGCCCTCGGAGGGGATATCGTGGCCCTTACTCTGAAGGAGACGAGCCGAATCCCGTCGCTGGAATCGGACCTAACCGGCCGTCCGGCGATCAAGACCGTGAAGGCAACCACCAAGGGCTTGGATATCAGGGTAGAATCGCCAGAAAAGGCCTTGCCCACCATTCTCGAATCGGCCAATCGCTTAGGGTGCGACATCGAGTTTATTCAATACAACCGTCCGCGCTTAGACGATGTGTTTATCGCGCATACGGGAAGAGCCATCACCGAATCGGCTCCCGAAGTCGAGTCGGCGTAA
- a CDS encoding ABC transporter permease yields MGHYWQEINALTMRWVRRLSREKFSMLFTLVQPMLFWLIFFGNLFQRAADTQVMQAPNYISFLAAGVVVMTVLNNGLAGGVDLLFDKENGFLERLMSTPIHRTSVILSRFIFVMAITSMQVLVILGVSYLFGVYPATGILGVATILLIGMMFGVGLTAISMAMAFSVKSHGDFFSVLGFLSLPMIFLSSALVPLTAMPGWMSFLAQFNPMTWAIDAVRPLILSGWTEALPHVGMVVLVMIVFDALCLYGGAKAFRRAMG; encoded by the coding sequence GTGGGGCACTATTGGCAAGAAATCAATGCGTTGACGATGCGGTGGGTTCGGCGGTTGAGCCGGGAAAAATTTAGCATGCTGTTCACCTTGGTGCAGCCGATGCTGTTCTGGCTCATCTTCTTCGGTAACCTGTTTCAGCGGGCCGCGGACACGCAGGTCATGCAGGCGCCCAACTACATCAGCTTCCTCGCAGCCGGTGTCGTCGTCATGACGGTCCTGAACAACGGTTTGGCCGGGGGCGTCGATCTGCTCTTCGATAAGGAAAACGGGTTCCTTGAGCGTCTGATGTCCACGCCGATCCATCGAACTTCCGTCATCCTGAGCCGCTTTATCTTCGTCATGGCAATCACGTCGATGCAGGTCCTTGTGATTCTCGGCGTATCGTACCTCTTCGGCGTTTATCCAGCGACGGGTATTCTCGGCGTGGCGACGATCTTATTGATTGGGATGATGTTCGGCGTCGGCCTGACGGCCATTTCCATGGCGATGGCATTCTCCGTGAAAAGTCACGGAGATTTCTTCTCCGTATTGGGGTTTCTTTCGCTGCCCATGATCTTCCTCAGCTCCGCATTGGTTCCGTTGACGGCGATGCCGGGCTGGATGAGTTTTCTGGCGCAATTCAACCCGATGACCTGGGCTATTGATGCGGTGCGCCCTTTAATTCTGTCCGGCTGGACCGAAGCCTTGCCGCACGTAGGCATGGTGGTCTTGGTCATGATCGTGTTCGATGCGCTGTGTCTGTACGGTGGAGCCAAGGCCTTCCGCCGTGCAATGGGGTAA
- a CDS encoding transglutaminase-like domain-containing protein, with protein MIPENQIRALIRLLSDEDDRIVRTISGRLIDIGPSAVPLLQEAEIEQPEMADRIASVLDEIRGSKLEDELATLTARSDQPMCLETGAFMIARYAYPTLDVARYREQLDTMADEVRARIGHRASGEEAVNALNRYLFAEQGFKGNTKNYYEVENSYLNCVMDRRVGIPISLSAVYLLIGQRLALPLFGIGMPGHFLVKYESDRYKIFIDCFNGGALLTEKNCARFLTEAGYGFEDKYLQKSPVRAILSRMIKNLLAIYSKSGDIGRTTRLTNFIEILGGVPREEGL; from the coding sequence ATGATTCCGGAAAATCAGATTCGCGCGCTTATTCGCCTCCTCTCCGATGAGGACGACCGAATCGTCCGTACCATCAGCGGGAGACTCATCGATATCGGCCCATCGGCTGTCCCGCTTCTCCAAGAAGCTGAAATCGAACAGCCGGAAATGGCTGATCGGATCGCGTCCGTCCTTGATGAAATCCGAGGAAGCAAGCTGGAAGATGAACTGGCGACCCTAACGGCACGCTCGGACCAGCCCATGTGCCTGGAAACCGGCGCCTTTATGATCGCTCGCTACGCCTATCCGACGCTCGACGTCGCTCGCTATCGTGAGCAGCTCGATACGATGGCAGACGAAGTTCGAGCACGCATCGGCCATCGAGCGTCCGGGGAAGAAGCCGTCAACGCGCTCAATAGGTACCTCTTTGCTGAACAAGGGTTTAAGGGAAACACCAAGAACTACTATGAGGTTGAGAACAGCTACCTCAATTGCGTCATGGATCGGCGGGTCGGCATCCCCATCAGCCTGTCAGCGGTGTACCTCTTGATCGGACAGCGTTTGGCACTCCCGCTGTTCGGTATCGGCATGCCGGGGCATTTCCTGGTGAAGTATGAGTCCGACCGATACAAGATCTTCATCGATTGCTTCAACGGCGGGGCCTTGCTGACTGAAAAAAACTGTGCCCGTTTTCTGACTGAGGCCGGATACGGGTTCGAAGATAAGTACTTGCAAAAAAGTCCGGTGCGAGCGATTCTGTCTCGCATGATCAAGAACCTCTTGGCCATTTACTCCAAATCGGGTGACATCGGACGAACGACCCGCCTGACCAACTTCATCGAGATCCTCGGCGGCGTTCCTCGCGAAGAAGGGCTTTAG
- a CDS encoding MBL fold metallo-hydrolase, which translates to MRLTILGSGTNVHPSRAAAGYLVRTDQLIVLDFGPRTLMNLIKTGVDRHRITHILFSHFHADHFSDFITFFFDAVIYAKYGGGHRPAMTLIGPKGTIRLLQSIMRSFPSFSPAPFRVALKEVTTKPFTIGDTRIVPKPVVHVPDLSSVGYRIEYRDRTIVYSGDVQYCDALVALCKDADLAVLDCSFPANRPGAAHLHAGQCGQVAKEAGVGQLVLSHFYPVADRYDVKAQAGEQYGGKIWKGKDLLTIPV; encoded by the coding sequence ATGCGCCTGACGATTCTTGGTTCGGGGACCAATGTGCACCCCTCACGTGCTGCGGCTGGTTATCTTGTGCGCACAGATCAACTCATTGTATTGGATTTCGGTCCACGCACCTTGATGAATTTGATCAAAACCGGTGTGGATCGACACAGGATCACGCATATCCTATTCTCCCATTTTCACGCCGACCACTTTTCCGATTTCATCACCTTTTTCTTCGACGCGGTTATTTATGCCAAGTACGGAGGGGGCCATCGTCCGGCGATGACCCTGATCGGCCCGAAAGGCACGATCCGTCTCTTACAGTCGATCATGCGCAGTTTCCCCAGCTTTTCGCCGGCTCCGTTCCGAGTCGCCTTGAAAGAAGTAACCACCAAACCCTTTACGATCGGCGACACCCGTATCGTTCCCAAGCCCGTTGTCCATGTTCCCGATCTCTCGTCCGTTGGCTATCGGATTGAATACCGAGACAGGACGATCGTGTACTCCGGAGATGTTCAATATTGCGATGCCCTTGTTGCCCTTTGCAAAGATGCCGACCTTGCCGTGCTCGATTGCTCGTTCCCGGCCAATCGTCCAGGCGCCGCTCATCTGCATGCCGGACAGTGCGGTCAGGTAGCGAAGGAGGCCGGTGTGGGACAGCTCGTGCTCTCGCACTTCTATCCGGTCGCGGATCGATACGACGTCAAAGCGCAAGCGGGGGAGCAGTATGGAGGGAAGATTTGGAAGGGGAAAGATCTGTTGACGATCCCTGTCTAG
- a CDS encoding adenylate/guanylate cyclase domain-containing protein, which yields MNDPVAAWLQSLGLARYRELFEQNAITWDVLPELNDGDLASMGIVLGHRKQLLRAMAQLSATGEGDTAATLTIPTAKDITPLPSSRDQAERRQLTIMFCDLVGSTALASQLDPEDLQTAIRRFLDTCSQAISRFNGYIAKYMGDGLLVYFGYPHAYEHDAERAVHAGLAVLDLVKTLPREYPAQQAFEVAARIGIATGHVIVGEVMGEETAKERSVFGETPNLAARLQALAAPNQLVVDSTTKRLVGSEFEFADRGAYSLKGFETPVHVWQVLSIKPSASRFESYRAGRLGHFIGREHETALLLGRWHEAVCGEGQVVILCGEAGIGKSRMVRSLRDRLAEEGYQTIQFQCSPYHTNTALYPVITYLRQAAGLTGEDTPPTQLRKLDALALDSGIDDRTTVSLLADLLSIRTDDLRPPPNVSSEKRKEMTLEAFVQQLQRLAGRCPTLFIVEDAHWLDPTTMDLLTRIIDRIQPMRVLLIIAFRPDFKPVWADYGHVTFLTLSRLPRRHSVELLGSLTGGKSLPLEVEQAILAKTDGVPLYIEELTKNLLESGLLTEEKDSFILKAPLRDLSIPDSLQALLMERIDRLGPAKEIVQMGASIGREFSYELLRETVDVTEGELKTALDLLKASGLIFQEGDIPAAKYLFKHGLIQDAAYSTLPKKSRRFLHARIAKALESRFAERVKSEPELLAYHYEQAGAINSAVQYWHLAAQRDAARSADAEALSHFNRTLHLLETLPQSQERNALELDLLIARGAPLLTLRGYASDEIEHNYLRARSLSQENPGSERYFLSIWGLWVFQLVRGPLAKACTLADSLLSWANHQQNPDPLIRAHESVGSTYSFLGRFDEAKGHLRQAKSLYDPDRHRSQTLPYTQDPGITARIMLARTLWILGEIDEVEALVTEAIAMARELEHPYTLAFTLATASWVCSTLRDTNRTLSLTEEAILLSTKHSFEVPLAWAMSFQGWALAEQGKETGLERLAEGLSVARRAKASLNNTYTLALLAESHLRNQHIAEGLAAIQQAQELAVTQGERCWQAELLRLKGELLVAQSDPPIVAAEQCFSEAVQVARDQRARMLELRAAAGLARLLRKLNKPDIARRTLDSICSRFSEQGSNPDLMEAQKILAQLGVVS from the coding sequence ATGAATGATCCGGTCGCTGCATGGCTGCAAAGTCTCGGCCTTGCTCGCTATCGAGAGCTGTTTGAGCAGAACGCCATTACATGGGATGTCTTGCCTGAGCTGAATGACGGCGATTTGGCGTCGATGGGCATTGTGCTTGGCCATCGAAAGCAACTTCTGCGTGCAATGGCGCAACTGTCGGCAACCGGCGAAGGCGATACTGCAGCCACTCTAACTATTCCCACCGCGAAAGACATCACGCCGTTACCTTCCAGTCGAGATCAAGCAGAACGTCGTCAATTGACGATTATGTTCTGTGACCTTGTGGGCTCGACGGCACTCGCGAGTCAGCTGGACCCTGAAGACCTCCAAACGGCCATCCGACGTTTTCTGGATACTTGTAGCCAAGCGATCAGCCGATTCAACGGCTATATCGCAAAATACATGGGTGATGGGCTTCTGGTGTACTTCGGATATCCTCATGCCTACGAGCATGACGCGGAACGAGCGGTGCATGCCGGACTGGCCGTGCTGGATTTGGTCAAGACCCTTCCCCGCGAATATCCCGCCCAACAGGCGTTTGAAGTTGCTGCGCGAATCGGGATCGCAACAGGCCACGTCATCGTGGGCGAGGTCATGGGAGAGGAAACGGCGAAGGAGCGGTCTGTTTTCGGGGAAACTCCGAATCTGGCCGCTCGCCTGCAGGCGTTGGCCGCACCTAACCAATTGGTTGTTGACTCGACGACGAAGCGCCTGGTCGGAAGCGAGTTCGAGTTTGCGGATCGAGGCGCCTATTCACTCAAGGGGTTCGAAACGCCGGTGCATGTCTGGCAGGTGCTAAGCATCAAACCGTCGGCCAGCCGGTTCGAGTCTTATCGAGCCGGCCGATTGGGCCATTTCATAGGCAGGGAGCACGAAACGGCGCTTCTCCTGGGTCGATGGCACGAAGCTGTCTGCGGTGAAGGGCAGGTGGTCATCCTTTGCGGTGAAGCCGGGATCGGCAAGTCGCGCATGGTCCGCAGTCTGCGTGACCGACTTGCGGAGGAGGGGTACCAGACGATTCAATTTCAATGTTCGCCGTATCACACCAATACGGCGCTGTATCCGGTCATCACATATCTCCGACAGGCGGCTGGACTGACCGGCGAGGACACTCCTCCCACGCAGCTGCGGAAGCTCGATGCGCTGGCCCTCGACAGCGGTATCGACGACCGGACCACGGTGTCATTGCTGGCGGATCTGCTCTCGATCCGGACAGATGACCTGCGCCCGCCACCGAATGTGTCGTCTGAAAAACGGAAGGAAATGACCCTTGAAGCATTCGTGCAGCAACTCCAACGACTGGCAGGGCGTTGCCCGACACTCTTTATCGTGGAAGACGCTCATTGGCTCGATCCGACAACGATGGATCTCCTGACAAGGATTATCGACCGCATCCAGCCGATGCGGGTGTTATTGATCATCGCCTTTCGGCCTGACTTTAAACCGGTGTGGGCGGATTACGGCCACGTGACGTTTCTGACGTTGAGTCGGCTTCCCCGGCGGCATAGCGTGGAGCTTCTTGGATCGCTGACCGGAGGGAAATCGCTTCCGCTCGAAGTGGAGCAAGCGATTCTGGCCAAGACCGATGGTGTTCCGCTTTACATCGAAGAGTTGACGAAAAACTTGCTCGAGTCCGGGTTGCTGACCGAAGAGAAAGACTCATTCATTCTGAAGGCGCCATTAAGGGACCTCTCCATCCCTGACTCCCTGCAGGCCTTGCTCATGGAACGGATAGACCGATTGGGTCCCGCCAAGGAAATTGTCCAAATGGGGGCCTCGATCGGGCGAGAGTTCAGCTACGAGCTGTTACGGGAGACTGTTGATGTCACCGAGGGAGAGTTGAAAACGGCTCTCGATTTGCTGAAAGCATCAGGGCTCATTTTTCAGGAAGGCGATATCCCAGCTGCTAAGTATCTTTTTAAACACGGTCTCATCCAAGACGCAGCCTATAGCACGCTGCCCAAAAAATCACGCCGATTCCTACATGCCCGTATCGCAAAAGCGCTGGAGAGTAGATTCGCAGAGCGGGTCAAATCAGAACCGGAGTTGCTGGCCTATCACTATGAACAGGCCGGAGCGATCAATTCGGCTGTTCAATATTGGCACCTTGCGGCGCAGAGAGATGCGGCGCGATCCGCGGATGCGGAAGCGCTCAGTCATTTTAATCGGACTTTGCATTTGCTTGAGACATTGCCGCAAAGCCAGGAGCGTAATGCTCTGGAATTGGACCTTCTCATCGCGCGCGGCGCTCCCTTGCTGACGTTACGAGGGTATGCCTCTGATGAGATCGAACACAATTATCTCAGAGCAAGAAGTCTCTCGCAGGAGAACCCTGGTTCCGAGCGATATTTTCTCTCGATTTGGGGATTATGGGTATTCCAGCTGGTCAGAGGGCCTCTCGCCAAGGCCTGCACTCTCGCCGACAGTCTCCTCTCGTGGGCAAACCATCAACAAAACCCGGACCCGCTGATTCGAGCTCACGAAAGTGTGGGCTCGACTTACTCTTTTCTTGGCAGGTTTGACGAGGCCAAGGGACATTTACGTCAAGCAAAGTCGCTGTATGATCCGGATCGACATCGTTCGCAAACGTTACCCTATACCCAAGACCCCGGCATCACCGCGAGAATCATGCTGGCGAGAACATTATGGATATTGGGAGAGATTGATGAGGTCGAAGCACTGGTGACAGAGGCGATCGCCATGGCGAGGGAACTGGAACACCCGTACACGTTGGCATTTACGTTGGCGACCGCGTCATGGGTCTGTTCTACGCTCCGTGATACGAATAGGACCCTGAGCTTGACCGAAGAAGCAATCCTGCTTTCCACCAAACACTCGTTTGAGGTGCCGTTAGCATGGGCGATGTCCTTTCAAGGCTGGGCCTTGGCCGAACAGGGAAAGGAGACAGGCCTTGAAAGGTTGGCAGAAGGACTCTCGGTTGCACGGAGAGCCAAAGCCAGTCTCAACAACACCTATACCTTGGCGTTACTCGCAGAGAGTCATTTGCGGAACCAACATATAGCGGAAGGCTTGGCCGCTATTCAGCAGGCACAGGAACTCGCCGTAACACAGGGAGAACGGTGCTGGCAGGCTGAACTGCTGCGGCTCAAAGGCGAGCTATTAGTCGCGCAATCCGACCCACCAATCGTTGCGGCAGAGCAGTGTTTTTCAGAAGCCGTGCAGGTTGCTCGTGATCAGCGGGCACGAATGCTCGAACTCAGAGCCGCGGCGGGCCTGGCGAGGCTCTTGCGTAAACTGAACAAACCGGATATTGCTAGACGCACCTTGGATTCGATCTGCTCCAGGTTTAGCGAACAAGGCAGCAATCCTGACTTGATGGAAGCTCAGAAAATCCTTGCTCAACTGGGCGTCGTTTCTTAA